The Sciurus carolinensis chromosome 18, mSciCar1.2, whole genome shotgun sequence genome contains a region encoding:
- the Arl6ip1 gene encoding ADP-ribosylation factor-like protein 6-interacting protein 1, whose product MAEGDNRSTNLLAAETANLEEQLQGWGEMMLMADKILRWERAWFPPAIMGVVSLVFLIIYYLDPSVLSGVSCFVMYLCLADYLVPILAPRIFGSNKWTTEQQQRFHEICSNLVKTRRRAVGWWKRLFTLKEEKPKMYFMTMIISLAAVAWIGQQVHNLFLTYLIVTFLLLLPGLNQHGIISKYIGMAKREINKLLKQKEKKNE is encoded by the exons ATGGCGGAGGGAGATAATCGCAGCACCAACCTGCTG GCTGCAGAGACTGCGAATCTGGAAGAGCAGCTACAAGGATGGGGAGAAATGATGCTGATGGCTGATAAAATTCTCCGATGGGAAAGAGCCTGGTTTCCACCTGCCATCATGGGTGTGGTTTCTTTGGTGTTTCT gaTTATCTATTATTTGGATCCATCTGTTCTCTCTGGTGTTTCCTGTTTTGTGATGTATTTATGCTTGGCTGACTACCTTGTTCCCATTCTAGCACCTAGAATTTTTGGCTCCAATAAATG gacCACTGAACAACAGCAAAGATTCCATGAAATTtgcagcaatttagtgaagacTCGACGCAGAGCTGTGGGCTGGTGGAAACGCCTCTTtacattaaaggaagaaaaacctaaaatg TACTTCATGACCATGATCATTTCTCTTGCTGCGGTTGCCTGGATTGGACAGCAAGTCCACAACCTGTTTCTCACCTACCTGATAG tGACTTTCTTACTGTTGCTTCCTGGACTGAACCAACATGGAATCATTTCGAAGTACATTGGAATGGCCAAAAGGGAGATAAACAAACttctcaaacaaaaagaaaagaaaaatgaataa
- the Rps15a gene encoding 40S ribosomal protein S15a, whose translation MVRMNVLADALKSINNAEKRGKRQVLIRPCSKVIVRFLTVMMKHGYIGEFEIIDDHRAGKIVVNLTGRLNKCGVISPRFDVQLKDLEKWQNNLLPSRQFGFIVLTTSAGIMDHEEARRKHTGGKILGFFF comes from the exons ATGGTGCGCATGAATGTCCTGGCTGATGCTCTCAAGAGCATCAACAATGCCGAAAAGAGAGGCAAACGCCAGGTCCTTATTAGGCCGTGCTCCAAAGTCATCGTACGGTTTCTAACTGTGATGATGAAGCATG GTTACATTGGCGAATTTGAAATCATTGATGATCACAGAGCTGGGAAAATTGTTGTCAACCTCACAGGCAGGTTAAACAAG tgtggAGTGATCAGCCCCAGATTTGATGtgcagctcaaagacctagaaaaatggcagaataatcTGCTCCCGTCCCGTCAGTTTGG TTTCATTGTATTGACAACCTCAGCGGGCATCATGGACCACGAAGAAGCAAGACGAAAACACACAGGAGGAAAAATCCTGggattctttttctag